A genome region from Arachidicoccus soli includes the following:
- a CDS encoding citrate (Si)-synthase: MMIDIKNKFRAKADKEAAEIKMLLRENANTPVEEVVVSQLYQGMRGITSIVSEVSLLDPMDGIKFRGYSIPELQEKLPKAEGGTEPLPEGLFYLMLIGELPTQEDVKAISKSLAERSDIPAHVFKTIDALPISAHPMTQFVTGIMALQTESLFAKAYSEGINKKDYWDPIFEDAINLIARLPYIAAYVYNRKYKNGASLKSDKSLDWAANFALLLGYTEIDFLKLMRLYMTIHADHEGGNVSAHATHLVGSALSDPYLSFAAGMNGLAGPLHGLANQEVIKWIFEMLKTLGTDAPSKEQIAQYAKDTLAAGKVIPGYGHGVLRNTDPRFLAQKEFAESNMPDDKLVQTVWNIFEVVPEILAATGKVKNPWPNVDAHSGALLVHFGMKEYEFYTVLFGVSRSLGVMANMCWSRALGFALERPKSITTNAIKAWLNEGAKKGEL; the protein is encoded by the coding sequence ATGATGATTGATATTAAGAATAAATTCCGCGCTAAGGCCGATAAAGAAGCCGCAGAAATAAAAATGCTGTTGAGGGAAAATGCGAATACACCGGTTGAAGAAGTCGTTGTTTCACAGCTATATCAGGGAATGCGCGGTATTACTAGCATCGTAAGTGAAGTAAGCTTGTTAGACCCGATGGATGGCATAAAATTCAGAGGATATTCCATTCCGGAATTGCAAGAAAAGCTACCTAAGGCGGAAGGAGGAACCGAGCCATTACCCGAAGGATTATTTTATTTAATGCTTATTGGAGAATTGCCTACCCAGGAGGACGTGAAAGCTATTTCCAAATCTTTAGCTGAAAGAAGCGATATCCCTGCGCATGTTTTCAAAACAATTGATGCTTTGCCTATTTCAGCGCATCCAATGACACAATTCGTTACCGGTATTATGGCTTTACAAACGGAGAGTTTATTCGCTAAAGCTTATTCTGAAGGAATTAATAAAAAAGATTATTGGGATCCGATATTTGAAGATGCCATTAACCTAATTGCGCGTCTGCCTTATATTGCTGCTTACGTTTATAACAGAAAATATAAAAATGGCGCATCATTAAAAAGTGACAAAAGCTTAGACTGGGCGGCCAACTTTGCACTTTTACTGGGTTATACCGAAATAGATTTTCTGAAGCTAATGCGTTTATACATGACTATTCATGCAGATCATGAAGGGGGGAATGTTTCTGCGCATGCTACGCATTTGGTGGGTTCTGCTTTAAGTGACCCTTATTTGAGTTTTGCTGCAGGAATGAACGGTCTTGCCGGCCCTTTGCATGGCTTAGCCAATCAAGAAGTAATTAAATGGATTTTTGAGATGTTGAAAACATTGGGTACAGATGCTCCTTCAAAAGAACAAATTGCTCAATATGCAAAAGATACACTTGCTGCGGGTAAGGTGATTCCGGGATATGGTCATGGAGTTTTACGCAATACAGACCCAAGGTTTTTGGCTCAGAAAGAATTTGCAGAATCTAATATGCCAGATGATAAACTGGTACAAACAGTTTGGAATATTTTTGAGGTAGTTCCCGAGATATTGGCCGCTACCGGAAAAGTAAAAAACCCTTGGCCCAATGTAGATGCGCATAGTGGTGCATTACTGGTACACTTTGGCATGAAAGAATATGAGTTTTATACTGTGCTTTTTGGTGTTTCACGCTCACTAGGCGTCATGGCGAATATGTGTTGGAGCCGCGCTTTAGGCTTTGCCTTAGAGAGACCAAAATCTATTACTACAAATGCTATTAAAGCATGGTTAAATGAGGGGGCGAAAAAAGGAGAATTATAG
- a CDS encoding pyridoxal phosphate-dependent decarboxylase family protein has translation MQYWKKLTAAEQDHRITHALEQNINYSQGFSLGVPASTLDDKVFYDKAPFLKDAPLLRTYVHNPNHIGCHTLGESEPFFRGTQEIEREVIELLSVDMLCAPEQHCDGYITAGGTEANMQAVWVYRNYFQQEFKESAESIAIIASEDTHYSLAKASNVFGVELFPVKVDVESRKLIIADVEKVIKNALKKGKRYFIVIANMATTMFGSVDDTSVYTSVLEKLSLPFKLHVDGAFGGFIYPVSEPGSNLTFANSQVSSITLDAHKMLQAPYGTGVFLIRKGLMPYVYTEEAQYVNGMDITLSGSRSGANAIAVWMILQTYGYYGWQEKIETLLKRTDWCCKALDERSIRYYRHPKMNIIAICAADIEKAVAEKYFLVPDTHHGSPNWYKIVVMDHVGMEQLKDFVSQLKSPISN, from the coding sequence ATGCAATATTGGAAAAAACTTACAGCAGCAGAACAAGACCATCGCATTACCCATGCACTGGAACAAAATATAAATTATAGTCAGGGCTTTTCCTTGGGCGTTCCAGCATCCACTTTAGACGATAAAGTCTTTTATGACAAGGCGCCATTTCTGAAAGATGCACCACTATTACGTACTTATGTTCACAATCCCAATCATATTGGTTGTCACACGCTGGGAGAGTCCGAACCCTTTTTTCGCGGCACTCAAGAGATAGAACGGGAAGTAATTGAATTATTGTCGGTTGATATGTTATGTGCCCCAGAGCAGCATTGTGATGGTTATATTACCGCAGGGGGCACCGAAGCCAATATGCAAGCAGTATGGGTTTATCGAAATTATTTTCAACAGGAATTTAAAGAATCTGCTGAAAGTATTGCCATTATTGCATCTGAAGACACACATTATTCGCTTGCCAAAGCGTCGAATGTTTTTGGTGTCGAGCTTTTTCCGGTAAAAGTAGATGTTGAATCAAGAAAGCTTATAATAGCTGATGTTGAGAAAGTAATTAAAAATGCCCTTAAAAAAGGAAAGAGATATTTCATTGTCATAGCCAATATGGCCACGACAATGTTTGGCAGCGTCGATGATACGTCCGTTTATACAAGTGTATTGGAAAAGCTCTCCCTCCCCTTCAAACTCCACGTAGATGGGGCTTTCGGCGGTTTCATTTACCCCGTGAGCGAACCGGGAAGCAATTTAACCTTTGCAAATTCGCAGGTATCTTCCATTACATTGGATGCACACAAAATGTTACAAGCACCCTATGGAACAGGTGTTTTTTTGATCAGAAAAGGCTTGATGCCTTATGTTTATACGGAAGAGGCACAATATGTAAACGGCATGGATATTACTTTAAGTGGCAGTCGCTCAGGAGCTAATGCCATTGCCGTTTGGATGATTTTGCAGACCTATGGCTATTATGGCTGGCAAGAAAAAATCGAAACATTATTAAAAAGAACCGACTGGTGCTGCAAAGCTTTGGATGAAAGAAGTATTCGTTACTACCGCCATCCAAAAATGAATATCATTGCCATATGTGCAGCAGATATTGAAAAAGCAGTAGCAGAAAAATATTTCTTAGTGCCAGATACGCATCATGGGAGTCCTAACTGGTACAAGATTGTCGTGATGGACCATGTGGGAATGGAGCAATTGAAGGATTTTGTGAGTCAACTAAAAAGCCCAATATCCAATTAG